Proteins encoded within one genomic window of Nitrospirota bacterium:
- a CDS encoding UbiX family flavin prenyltransferase: MSTYTVAISGASGAPYAYRVLQRLIKEGHNIYLCISGDGLSILNDETGLLLKGSETDIQFALERHFEAKEGQITYFDEDYMYATIASGSVKVDAMVVIPCSMKTLAAIANGFASNLIERAADVMIKEKRRLILVPRETPLSAIHLRNMLTLAEIGCHIIPAMPAFYHHPKHISDMVDFIAGRVLDSMGVENDLSPRWGI; encoded by the coding sequence ATGTCAACCTATACCGTGGCGATCAGCGGGGCATCAGGCGCTCCTTATGCCTACCGGGTACTTCAGAGGCTCATTAAGGAGGGGCACAACATCTACCTCTGCATTTCCGGCGACGGGCTCTCGATCCTGAACGACGAGACCGGGCTTTTGCTCAAGGGCTCGGAGACCGATATTCAGTTCGCGCTTGAGAGGCACTTCGAGGCAAAAGAAGGGCAGATCACGTACTTTGATGAAGATTATATGTACGCGACCATCGCGAGCGGGTCGGTCAAGGTGGACGCCATGGTCGTGATACCCTGCTCCATGAAAACGCTGGCGGCCATCGCGAATGGCTTTGCATCGAACCTTATTGAGCGCGCCGCGGACGTCATGATCAAGGAAAAACGGAGACTCATCCTCGTGCCGCGCGAGACGCCGCTTTCGGCCATCCATCTCAGGAACATGCTCACCCTCGCAGAGATCGGGTGCCATATCATCCCGGCCATGCCCGCATTCTATCATCACCCCAAACACATTTCAGACATGGTGGACTTCATCGCGGGAAGGGTACTTGACAGCATGGGGGTCGAGAACGATCTTTCGCCGAGGTGGGGGATATGA